Proteins encoded by one window of Sphingosinicella sp. BN140058:
- a CDS encoding glycine zipper 2TM domain-containing protein codes for MRKIVLALAVTSLTVPALPASTAFARDTGVYHGQTWRGSDGRTYCRKPNGTTGLVVGGAAGALVGREIDSRGSRATGTILGAAVGALLGRHVQRNVVSRCR; via the coding sequence ATGCGTAAGATCGTCCTGGCCCTCGCAGTCACCAGCCTCACCGTCCCGGCGCTGCCGGCGAGCACCGCCTTCGCGCGCGACACCGGCGTCTATCATGGCCAGACCTGGCGCGGTTCCGATGGCCGGACCTATTGCCGCAAGCCCAACGGAACCACCGGCCTCGTCGTCGGCGGTGCCGCGGGTGCCCTCGTCGGCCGCGAGATCGACAGCCGCGGCAGCCGTGCCACGGGCACCATCCTCGGCGCGGCCGTCGGCGCCCTGCTCGGCCGCCACGTCCAGCGCAACGTCGTCAGCCGCTGCCGCTGA
- the tsaE gene encoding tRNA (adenosine(37)-N6)-threonylcarbamoyltransferase complex ATPase subunit type 1 TsaE, giving the protein MIRLEGPEATERLGTRLARSLRPGDVVALYGDLGAGKTTFARGVLYGLGFEGDVASPTFPIVLPYDDLTLPIWHVDLYRIDDTQELEELALDEALDGGALLIEWPERMGDLLWRHALRLSLARDGEGARALTAELPPAWETRWPPR; this is encoded by the coding sequence ATGATCCGGCTCGAAGGGCCGGAGGCGACGGAACGGCTCGGCACCCGTCTTGCACGCAGCCTGCGGCCCGGTGACGTCGTCGCGCTGTACGGTGATCTCGGCGCCGGCAAGACCACCTTCGCCCGCGGAGTTTTGTACGGCCTTGGCTTCGAGGGCGACGTCGCCAGCCCGACCTTCCCGATCGTGCTGCCCTACGACGACCTGACGCTCCCGATCTGGCACGTCGATCTGTACCGGATCGACGATACGCAGGAGCTGGAGGAACTGGCGCTCGACGAAGCGCTCGACGGCGGCGCCCTGCTGATCGAATGGCCCGAGCGGATGGGCGACCTTTTGTGGCGCCACGCGCTTAGGCTGAGCCTGGCGCGGGACGGGGAGGGCGCACGCGCCTTGACAGCCGAACTGCCCCCGGCTTGGGAAACGCGATGGCCGCCCCGATGA
- a CDS encoding aminoglycoside phosphotransferase family protein codes for MAAPMIPPASAPDFLAKHGWGGAEIRPLAGDASFRRYFRVHRGDETAVLMDAPPEHEDIGPFLRVAGHLLDRGFAPPRPLGIDREQGLLLLEDFGDARVGPYLQRDPAREGDIYRSAVAILARLGSQPAPTDIPPYDDAAMSREVQLFPEWYAPALGFSVDEEGYLAAWREAWADVLRVATNDPVLVLRDYHADNLMVRPGLTELGLLDFQDALAGHPAYDLVSLLQDARREVPQSLEEAMLSEYCSLAQVADPALFRAHYEVLGAQRNTKILGIFTRLWKRDAKPLYLSLQPRVWGYLERNLAHPALAPVRAWFDANVPADKRADAWREYP; via the coding sequence ATGGCCGCCCCGATGATTCCGCCCGCTTCCGCCCCCGATTTCCTTGCGAAGCATGGCTGGGGGGGCGCCGAGATTCGGCCGCTTGCCGGCGATGCCAGCTTCCGCCGCTATTTCCGTGTCCACCGCGGCGACGAGACGGCGGTGTTGATGGATGCGCCGCCGGAGCATGAAGATATCGGACCTTTCCTGCGCGTCGCGGGGCATCTGCTCGATCGCGGCTTCGCGCCGCCGCGGCCGCTCGGCATCGATCGCGAGCAGGGACTGCTCCTGCTCGAGGATTTCGGCGATGCCCGGGTCGGCCCCTATCTCCAGCGCGATCCCGCCCGCGAAGGCGACATCTATCGGTCCGCGGTGGCGATCCTTGCGCGGCTCGGCAGCCAGCCGGCGCCGACCGACATCCCGCCCTATGACGATGCCGCGATGAGCCGCGAGGTGCAGCTCTTCCCGGAATGGTACGCGCCCGCGCTCGGGTTCTCTGTCGACGAGGAGGGCTATCTCGCCGCCTGGCGCGAAGCCTGGGCCGACGTGCTGCGGGTCGCTACCAACGATCCCGTGCTGGTGCTGCGCGACTACCATGCCGACAATCTGATGGTGCGCCCCGGCCTGACCGAGCTCGGCCTGCTCGACTTCCAGGACGCGCTTGCCGGCCACCCCGCCTACGATCTCGTTTCCCTGCTGCAGGACGCCCGCCGCGAGGTGCCCCAGTCCCTGGAGGAGGCGATGCTTTCGGAATATTGCAGCCTCGCCCAGGTCGCCGATCCGGCGCTGTTCCGCGCCCATTACGAAGTGCTCGGCGCCCAGCGGAACACCAAGATCCTCGGCATCTTCACCCGGCTTTGGAAGCGGGACGCCAAGCCGCTCTATCTCTCGCTGCAGCCCCGGGTCTGGGGGTATCTCGAGCGCAACCTCGCACACCCGGCGCTGGCGCCGGTACGTGCCTGGTTCGATGCCAACGTGCCCGCAGACAAGCGCGCGGACGCCTGGAGGGAATATCCGTGA
- the addB gene encoding double-strand break repair protein AddB, translating into MPRRYARPVTFETRPAVYTIPPHRAFADALAAGLIAQHGGGELGLAHGIVLVPNNRAGRAISEAFVRRSEPGGLLLPRLIPVGDPELDERIGGALDPVGEGDPIPPAIDPVERLFLLARLIERQMADVDAAEALRLAEDLARTLDQLLVEEVDPARLREFAADLPDLSIHWQTSLARLTVILDQWPRELAARGRIDLADRRNRLLRAVARRWRADPPRGFVCAAGITTSAPAIAGLLRTVARLPQGSVVLPGFDLAMPQAEWDALGPHEPDAVTGRRRPSIETHPQYHLKLLLDRMGVGRGEIERWRWGGGRDAPAVRSRAITNAMAPAAFTSKWQVLAPADRRLSGVRALELADPAEEAQTIALALREALEEPGRTAALVTPDRVLARRVSAHLERWEIEADDSAGRPLSQTAPGTLLIALAAAAAEHFAPVPLLALLKHPLVRQGETRLAWLDGARMLDLALRGPRPPAGLAGIHEHLSDWSGRDRDLRKAALAWWKDASPLLAPLEQAFRTERAQVAGLLATLREAASALTGDAAWAGPAGRAAAELLTAVEPASAHGPSHAAPSTLPAIIEQLMTAVAVRPPYGQHPRIAILGLLEARLQQADLMILAGLNEGTWPQLPTPDPWLAPRLRSELGLPSLERRIGLSGHDFACALGGRQVLITRARRDSRAPAVASRFWLRLEAMTGGLTRSPLHKKWAQALDRPTTYSPAERPAPAPRPEDRPRSISVTEVDRLKADPFAFYARRMLRLSALDMPDADPGAAWRGTAVHAVLERWMKEDDCDPAKLRPRAEQLLADSNAHPLMRALWQPRLLEAIDWIAAQVAENEAKGRVPLRAEAWGETDRIAGVRLHGMADRIDRLADGSLAIVDYKTGTPPGPKAVGEGYSMQLGLLGLIAEHGGFADIEGVPACFEYWSLAKKAGTLGYVASPVAGRNGLDPAEFTTIAARNFIAAAEAWLTGDAPFTAKLHPEYAPYGDYDQLMRLDEWYGRER; encoded by the coding sequence ATGCCGCGCCGCTACGCTCGCCCGGTGACCTTCGAGACCCGCCCTGCCGTCTACACCATTCCGCCCCATCGCGCCTTCGCCGACGCGCTCGCCGCAGGCCTGATCGCCCAGCATGGCGGCGGTGAGCTCGGCCTCGCCCACGGCATCGTCCTCGTCCCCAACAACCGGGCGGGGCGGGCGATCTCGGAGGCGTTCGTGCGCCGCTCGGAGCCCGGCGGCCTGCTGCTTCCGCGGCTGATCCCGGTCGGCGATCCCGAGCTCGACGAGCGCATCGGCGGTGCGCTCGATCCGGTGGGGGAGGGCGACCCCATCCCGCCGGCGATCGATCCGGTCGAGCGATTGTTCCTGCTTGCCCGGCTGATCGAGCGCCAGATGGCGGACGTCGACGCGGCGGAGGCCCTCCGGCTTGCCGAGGATCTCGCCCGCACACTCGACCAGTTGCTGGTCGAGGAGGTCGATCCGGCGCGGCTGCGCGAATTCGCGGCCGATCTGCCCGATCTGTCGATCCACTGGCAGACCTCGCTGGCGCGGCTGACCGTGATCCTCGATCAATGGCCGCGCGAGCTCGCCGCCCGCGGCCGCATCGATCTTGCTGACCGGCGCAACCGGTTGCTTCGCGCGGTGGCGCGACGCTGGCGCGCTGACCCGCCGCGCGGCTTCGTCTGCGCCGCCGGCATCACCACCAGCGCGCCGGCCATCGCCGGCCTGCTGCGCACCGTGGCGCGGCTACCGCAGGGGAGCGTCGTCCTGCCCGGCTTCGATCTCGCCATGCCGCAGGCGGAGTGGGACGCGCTCGGGCCGCATGAACCGGACGCGGTGACCGGCCGGCGGCGCCCATCGATCGAGACTCATCCCCAATATCACCTCAAATTGCTGCTCGACCGGATGGGCGTCGGCCGCGGCGAGATCGAACGGTGGCGGTGGGGCGGCGGGCGCGATGCGCCGGCGGTGCGAAGCCGTGCGATCACCAACGCCATGGCCCCCGCCGCCTTCACCTCCAAATGGCAGGTGCTGGCGCCGGCCGACCGCCGGCTGTCGGGCGTGCGCGCGCTCGAGTTGGCCGACCCGGCCGAGGAGGCGCAGACGATCGCGCTGGCCTTGCGCGAGGCGCTCGAGGAGCCGGGCCGGACGGCGGCCCTGGTCACGCCGGACCGGGTGCTCGCACGCCGCGTCTCCGCCCACCTCGAGCGCTGGGAGATTGAGGCCGACGACAGCGCCGGGCGGCCGCTGTCGCAAACCGCGCCGGGGACCCTGCTGATCGCGCTCGCCGCGGCGGCGGCCGAACACTTCGCGCCGGTGCCGCTGCTCGCGCTGCTCAAGCACCCGCTGGTTCGCCAGGGGGAGACGCGGCTCGCCTGGCTGGACGGCGCACGCATGCTCGATCTGGCGCTGCGCGGCCCCCGGCCGCCGGCCGGGCTTGCCGGCATCCACGAGCATCTGTCGGACTGGAGTGGCCGCGACCGTGATCTTCGCAAGGCCGCGCTCGCCTGGTGGAAAGACGCATCGCCGCTGCTCGCGCCGCTCGAACAGGCCTTCCGCACGGAACGGGCGCAGGTGGCCGGGCTGCTCGCGACCCTGCGCGAAGCCGCATCGGCGCTGACCGGCGATGCGGCCTGGGCCGGCCCGGCCGGCCGCGCCGCAGCGGAGCTGCTCACCGCCGTCGAGCCGGCCTCCGCCCACGGCCCAAGCCATGCCGCGCCGTCAACCTTGCCGGCGATCATCGAGCAATTGATGACGGCGGTCGCGGTTCGGCCGCCTTATGGCCAGCATCCGCGCATCGCCATCTTGGGTCTGCTCGAGGCGCGGCTGCAGCAGGCCGACCTGATGATCCTCGCCGGCCTCAACGAGGGCACCTGGCCGCAGCTGCCGACCCCCGATCCGTGGCTGGCGCCGCGGCTGCGCAGCGAACTCGGCCTGCCCAGCCTCGAACGCCGGATCGGCCTGTCCGGCCACGATTTCGCCTGCGCCCTCGGCGGGCGGCAAGTGCTGATCACCCGCGCCCGGCGCGACTCGCGTGCGCCCGCGGTCGCCTCGCGTTTCTGGCTGCGGCTCGAAGCGATGACCGGCGGCCTGACCCGATCACCGCTGCACAAGAAGTGGGCACAGGCGCTCGATCGTCCGACCACCTATTCTCCGGCAGAGCGGCCGGCGCCGGCGCCGCGGCCCGAGGACCGCCCGCGAAGCATCTCGGTTACCGAAGTCGATCGCCTCAAGGCCGATCCCTTCGCTTTCTATGCCCGCCGGATGCTCCGGCTCTCCGCCCTCGACATGCCCGACGCCGATCCCGGTGCCGCCTGGCGCGGCACCGCCGTCCATGCGGTGCTCGAACGATGGATGAAGGAGGATGATTGCGATCCTGCCAAGCTGCGGCCGCGGGCCGAACAGCTGCTGGCCGACAGCAATGCCCATCCGCTGATGCGCGCCCTCTGGCAGCCGCGTCTCCTAGAAGCGATCGACTGGATCGCCGCGCAAGTCGCCGAGAACGAAGCCAAGGGCCGCGTGCCGCTGCGCGCCGAGGCCTGGGGCGAGACCGACCGGATCGCCGGCGTCCGCCTCCACGGCATGGCCGACCGCATCGACCGCCTTGCCGACGGCAGCCTCGCGATCGTCGATTACAAGACCGGCACTCCGCCCGGTCCCAAGGCGGTGGGGGAGGGCTATTCGATGCAGCTCGGCTTGCTCGGGCTGATCGCGGAACATGGCGGCTTCGCCGATATCGAGGGCGTGCCGGCCTGCTTCGAATATTGGTCGCTCGCCAAGAAGGCAGGCACGCTCGGCTATGTCGCGAGCCCCGTCGCCGGACGCAACGGCCTCGATCCGGCCGAATTCACCACCATCGCCGCCCGCAACTTCATCGCTGCCGCCGAAGCCTGGCTCACCGGCGACGCGCCGTTCACTGCCAAGCTCCACCCGGAATATGCACCTTATGGCGACTATGACCAGCTGATGCGCCTCGACGAATGGTACGGGCGGGAGAGGTAA
- a CDS encoding NADPH-dependent FMN reductase → MSRHRIAIIVGSLRAGSLNRKVAQSICAFASDTLDCGIVEIADLPLYNQDSDSAPPPEYVRFRERIAAVDGILFCTPEYNRGVPGVLKNAIDIGSRPYGQSVWDKKPAAIVSVSPGAIGGFGANHQLRQACVFLNMPVMQQPEAYLGNVTDASFGDDNCLKDGPLKDLVTNLAHAFADWVDVIVRSRRLLAEDLAHRS, encoded by the coding sequence ATGAGCCGTCACCGTATCGCGATCATCGTCGGCAGCCTTCGCGCGGGCAGCCTCAACCGCAAGGTTGCGCAGTCGATCTGCGCCTTTGCCTCGGACACGCTGGACTGCGGGATCGTCGAGATTGCCGATCTGCCGCTCTACAACCAGGACAGCGACTCGGCGCCGCCGCCCGAATATGTGCGCTTTCGCGAGCGGATCGCGGCCGTCGACGGCATCCTGTTCTGCACGCCCGAATATAATCGCGGCGTTCCCGGCGTGCTCAAGAATGCGATCGACATCGGCTCGCGGCCTTATGGCCAGAGCGTGTGGGACAAGAAGCCGGCGGCGATCGTCAGCGTGTCTCCCGGAGCGATCGGCGGCTTCGGCGCCAATCATCAGCTGCGCCAGGCCTGCGTCTTTCTGAACATGCCGGTAATGCAGCAGCCGGAAGCCTATCTCGGCAACGTCACCGATGCCAGTTTCGGCGACGACAATTGCCTGAAGGACGGTCCGCTGAAGGATCTGGTCACGAACCTGGCGCACGCTTTCGCCGATTGGGTCGACGTGATCGTGCGCTCGCGGCGGCTGCTTGCCGAAGATCTCGCCCATCGCAGCTGA
- a CDS encoding NAD(P)-dependent alcohol dehydrogenase — protein sequence MPTRAYAAQSATTPFEPFSFERRDPRANDVVIAIEHCGVCHSDLHTARSEWGGTIYPCVPGHEIVGTVTAVGGDVTKFAVGDVVGVGCMVDSCLTCPSCQEGLEQYCEKGFTGTYNGPAQEDGGNTYGGYSDQIVVREEFVLKIRHKREQLAAVAPLLCAGITTWSPLRHWKVGPGQKVGIVGIGGLGHMGIKLAKALGAHVVAFTTSPSKRDDAKALGADEVVVSRERSEMKAHTGSFDFILNTVAAPHDLDAFLALLKREGTMTLVGVPAEPHPSPSVGLLIFRRRSLAGSLIGGIAETQEMLDFCAEHDIVSDIEPIRIQQIETAYERMLKSDVKYRFVIDMASIKE from the coding sequence ATCCCGACCCGCGCTTATGCCGCCCAGTCCGCCACCACCCCGTTCGAGCCCTTCTCGTTCGAGCGCCGCGATCCGCGTGCCAACGACGTCGTCATCGCCATCGAGCATTGCGGCGTCTGCCATTCGGACCTTCACACCGCGCGCAGCGAATGGGGCGGCACCATCTATCCCTGCGTCCCTGGACATGAAATCGTCGGCACCGTTACGGCGGTCGGCGGGGACGTCACCAAATTCGCGGTCGGCGACGTCGTCGGAGTCGGCTGCATGGTCGATTCCTGCCTCACCTGCCCGTCCTGCCAAGAAGGCCTCGAGCAATATTGCGAAAAAGGCTTCACCGGCACCTATAACGGCCCGGCCCAGGAAGACGGCGGCAACACCTATGGCGGCTATTCCGACCAGATCGTCGTCCGCGAGGAGTTCGTCCTCAAGATCCGCCACAAGCGCGAGCAGCTCGCCGCGGTTGCGCCTCTGCTCTGCGCGGGCATCACCACCTGGTCGCCGCTGCGCCACTGGAAGGTGGGCCCCGGACAGAAGGTCGGGATCGTCGGGATCGGCGGCCTCGGCCACATGGGCATCAAACTCGCCAAGGCGCTCGGCGCCCATGTCGTCGCCTTCACCACATCGCCCTCCAAGCGCGACGATGCCAAGGCGCTCGGTGCCGACGAGGTGGTCGTGTCGCGCGAGCGATCCGAGATGAAGGCGCATACCGGCAGCTTCGATTTCATCCTCAACACGGTCGCGGCGCCGCACGATCTCGATGCGTTCCTGGCATTGCTGAAGCGCGAGGGCACCATGACCCTGGTCGGCGTTCCCGCCGAGCCCCATCCCTCGCCCTCGGTCGGACTGCTCATCTTCCGCCGCCGCAGCCTCGCCGGCTCACTGATCGGCGGCATCGCCGAGACTCAGGAGATGCTCGACTTCTGCGCCGAGCACGACATCGTCTCCGACATCGAGCCGATCCGCATCCAGCAGATCGAGACCGCCTACGAGCGGATGCTGAAGAGCGACGTCAAATATCGCTTCGTCATCGACATGGCGTCGATCAAGGAGTGA
- a CDS encoding nucleotidyltransferase family protein, translated as MTRKTLALRPDPAAQVPEVAMVMAAGLGKRMRPLTATRPKPLIEVAGKPLIDHCMDRLRAAGVHKAVVNVHYLADSLEAHLVHRIPDIEIVISDERAQLLETGGGLIHALPLIDADPFFVINSDNLWIDGPIDSLRLLAASWDEDRMDALLLLVPFARAYCHPGRGDFHMAADGQLRRRKPGTVAPFVFTGVQIVSKRLLEGEHPEGPFSTNLFWNRAIEAGRLFGLAHEGLWFDVGAPANIRKTEDMLQGG; from the coding sequence CTGACCCGCAAGACGCTGGCGCTTCGTCCCGATCCGGCGGCGCAGGTTCCCGAGGTGGCGATGGTGATGGCGGCGGGGCTCGGCAAGCGGATGCGGCCGCTGACCGCGACTCGCCCAAAGCCCTTGATCGAAGTCGCCGGCAAGCCGCTGATCGACCATTGCATGGACCGCCTCCGCGCCGCCGGCGTGCACAAGGCCGTGGTCAACGTCCATTATCTCGCCGATTCGCTCGAAGCGCATCTGGTGCACCGCATCCCAGACATCGAGATCGTGATTTCGGACGAGCGGGCACAATTGCTCGAGACCGGCGGCGGGCTGATCCATGCCTTGCCGCTGATCGATGCCGATCCATTCTTCGTGATCAATTCGGACAATCTCTGGATCGACGGTCCGATCGATTCGCTGCGCCTGCTGGCGGCGAGCTGGGACGAGGACCGGATGGACGCGCTGCTGCTGCTGGTGCCGTTCGCCCGCGCCTACTGCCATCCCGGCCGCGGCGATTTCCACATGGCGGCGGACGGCCAGCTGCGCCGCCGCAAGCCGGGCACGGTCGCGCCGTTCGTCTTCACCGGCGTGCAGATCGTCTCGAAACGCCTGCTCGAGGGCGAGCATCCGGAAGGGCCCTTTTCGACCAACCTTTTCTGGAACCGGGCGATCGAGGCGGGCCGGCTGTTCGGCCTCGCCCATGAAGGTCTGTGGTTCGATGTCGGCGCACCGGCCAATATCCGCAAGACCGAGGACATGCTGCAGGGTGGCTGA
- a CDS encoding YciI family protein, translated as MHFVVIGKDKGAGEARLQHRAAHLEFVADEQNKIVYAGPLIEQGRMIGSLFVFDVPDRGTLDTYLAADPYFVGGIFETVEIYESRKMVPEQTPGFLREEADKARAAAQV; from the coding sequence ATGCATTTCGTCGTCATCGGTAAGGACAAGGGCGCCGGCGAGGCGCGACTGCAGCATCGTGCCGCCCATCTCGAATTCGTCGCGGATGAGCAGAACAAGATCGTCTATGCCGGCCCGCTGATCGAGCAGGGCCGGATGATCGGCAGCCTGTTCGTCTTCGACGTGCCCGACCGCGGAACGCTCGACACCTATCTCGCCGCAGACCCTTATTTCGTCGGGGGTATTTTCGAGACGGTGGAGATTTACGAGAGCCGGAAGATGGTGCCCGAACAGACGCCCGGCTTCCTCAGGGAAGAAGCGGACAAGGCGCGCGCCGCGGCGCAGGTCTGA
- a CDS encoding prolyl oligopeptidase family serine peptidase, with protein sequence MRTACLAALLLTAASPLLAQIARVDSRQVGSATLQNVPEIPADVRDAVQRYQSYREAEIEDWLPDGSMLITTRFGATRQVHRVLAPGAARTQLTFFSEPVGGVWRIPGSERFLVSRDTGGDEWFQLYAMGLTGPPVQLTEPGTRNQSPVLGKDGKLLAWSRAVKGSSDYAILVANPADPTSRRVAYQGKGAISPEDISPDGKQILLTRGISNREMRLSILDVATGQATELAFTAAEPARYLQPRFVRGGAAILAITDQGSDVLRLVEIDLATGKSIQVSGESKWEVERFDLSEDGRVLAYPYNEDGFSRLVVQDFRTRRALPQPQLPKGVLTGLKFSPDGKRLGISLTNATSAGDAWTWDVAGAQLARWTQSELGGLDPAQLAEPRLIRFRSFDGLSVPAFVYRPRNAAADTRTPVIIDIHGGPESQTRPIWNPGAQYFADLLGATVILPNVRGSEGYGKAYLNLDNGAKREDSVKDIGALLDWIGQQPDLDPGRVAVYGQSYGGYMSLAVSTHYSDRLVGSVERYGISNWISFLQNTEAYRRDNRRAEYGDERDPAMRAVLERISPLANVGAIRKPMLVMQGANDPRVPQSESDQVVDRLRAGGVETWYVLFADEGHGFQKKPNNDLRREVETVFLRKLFGSSPERGGGSAQR encoded by the coding sequence ATGCGCACTGCCTGCCTCGCCGCTCTGCTGCTCACCGCCGCCTCCCCGCTCCTCGCGCAAATCGCCAGGGTCGACTCGCGCCAGGTCGGCTCGGCCACCCTGCAGAACGTTCCGGAGATACCGGCCGACGTGCGGGACGCGGTGCAGCGTTACCAGAGTTACCGCGAGGCCGAGATCGAGGATTGGCTTCCCGACGGATCGATGCTGATCACCACCCGCTTCGGCGCAACCCGGCAGGTCCACCGCGTCCTCGCTCCGGGCGCGGCGCGGACCCAGCTGACCTTTTTCTCGGAGCCTGTCGGCGGAGTCTGGCGAATCCCGGGCAGCGAGCGCTTCCTGGTCTCACGCGACACCGGCGGTGACGAATGGTTCCAGCTCTACGCGATGGGCCTGACCGGCCCTCCGGTGCAACTGACGGAACCGGGCACCCGCAACCAGTCGCCCGTGCTCGGCAAGGACGGCAAATTGCTCGCATGGTCGCGGGCGGTGAAAGGGTCGAGCGACTATGCGATCCTCGTTGCGAACCCCGCGGATCCGACAAGCCGCCGGGTCGCGTATCAGGGCAAGGGCGCGATCTCGCCTGAGGACATCTCGCCCGACGGCAAGCAAATCCTCCTCACCCGCGGGATCTCGAATCGCGAGATGCGGCTGTCGATCCTCGATGTCGCCACGGGCCAGGCTACCGAACTCGCCTTCACCGCCGCCGAGCCCGCCCGCTATCTGCAGCCACGCTTCGTTCGCGGCGGTGCCGCGATCCTGGCGATCACCGATCAGGGCAGCGACGTGCTGCGTCTGGTCGAGATCGATCTCGCCACCGGCAAGTCTATACAGGTGTCAGGCGAATCGAAGTGGGAGGTGGAGCGGTTCGATCTCAGCGAAGACGGCCGCGTCCTCGCCTATCCCTATAATGAGGACGGTTTCTCGCGACTGGTCGTGCAGGATTTCCGGACACGACGCGCCCTGCCCCAGCCGCAGTTGCCGAAAGGCGTGCTCACCGGCCTCAAATTCTCGCCTGACGGCAAGAGGCTCGGCATCAGCCTGACCAATGCGACCTCGGCTGGCGACGCCTGGACCTGGGACGTGGCGGGCGCGCAGCTGGCGCGCTGGACGCAGTCGGAGCTCGGCGGGCTCGACCCGGCGCAGCTTGCCGAGCCGCGGCTGATCCGCTTCCGCTCCTTCGACGGCTTGTCCGTGCCGGCCTTCGTCTACCGTCCTCGGAACGCGGCGGCGGACACCCGTACGCCGGTAATCATCGACATCCACGGCGGGCCGGAATCGCAGACCCGGCCGATCTGGAATCCCGGGGCGCAATATTTTGCAGATCTTCTCGGAGCGACCGTGATCCTGCCCAACGTCCGCGGCAGCGAGGGCTACGGCAAGGCCTATCTCAACCTCGACAATGGGGCGAAGCGGGAGGACAGCGTCAAGGATATCGGCGCCCTGCTCGACTGGATCGGGCAGCAGCCGGATCTCGATCCGGGCCGGGTCGCGGTCTACGGCCAATCCTATGGCGGCTACATGTCGCTGGCGGTGTCGACCCATTATAGCGACCGCCTGGTCGGCAGCGTCGAGCGCTACGGGATCAGCAACTGGATCTCGTTCCTGCAGAATACCGAGGCCTATCGCCGCGACAATCGCCGCGCCGAATATGGCGACGAGCGTGACCCGGCGATGCGTGCGGTGCTGGAGCGGATCTCGCCGCTCGCCAATGTCGGCGCGATCCGGAAACCGATGCTGGTGATGCAGGGCGCCAACGATCCGCGCGTTCCGCAATCAGAGTCGGATCAGGTCGTCGACCGCCTTCGCGCCGGCGGCGTCGAGACCTGGTACGTGCTGTTCGCGGACGAAGGGCACGGCTTCCAGAAAAAGCCGAACAACGATCTGCGCCGGGAGGTCGAAACCGTCTTCTTACGGAAGTTGTTCGGATCCTCCCCGGAACGGGGAGGTGGCAGCGCGCAGCGCTGA